A segment of the Acidimicrobiia bacterium genome:
CGCGAGGAGGTGAATCATCGACGCCGCCCTGAGAGGCCTTCCCAAGGCCGAGCTTCACTGTCACATTGAGGGAACGCTCGAACCCGAAATGCAGTTTGCTCTGGCGAGCCGCAACGGCCAAACCGGTCGCTATTCATCCGTCGAAGAACTCAGAGCCGCATACGATTTCACCGATCTTCAGTCCTTCCTCGATATCTACTACGAAGGGGCCGCGGCCTTAAGGACCGAGGAAGATTTTTACGACCTCACCTGGGCGTACCTGGAACGGGCAGCTGCCGACGGCGTGCGCCGAGCGGAGGTTTTCTTTGATCCCCAAACCCATACCGAACGGGGCGTCAGCCTCGAGACGGTCATCAATGGGATCGGGGCGGCCCTTGATCGCAGCACCGAGTTTGGGATTTCGACCGGACTGATTCTGTGCTTTCTACGCCATCTGGGCGCTACCGAAGCGCTCGCTACCCTCGAACAAGCCCTCCCCTATCGCAATCGCCTCCTCGGAGTGGGCCTCGATTCATCCGAGAGTGGTCTTCCACCCGAGCTATTCGCGGCGACCTACGACCTGGCCAGACAGGAGGGCCTTCGACTGGTTGCCCACGCCGGCGAAGAAGGACCACCTGAGTACATCTGGCAGGCGCTGGACGTGTTGGGTGTCGAACGTATCGACCACGGTGTGAGCGCTATCGAAGACCCGGCCCTCGTCGATCGACTGGCTGCCGATCAAATTGCCTTGACAATGTGTCCCCTATCGAATCTAAAACTCCACGTTGTCGCTGACCTCGCCGAGCATCCGCTCGGGCGATTGCTCGACGCAGGCGTACAGGTGACCGTCAATTCCGACGACCCCGCCTATTTCGGTGGGTACCTCGGCGCCAACTACGACGCCGTCGGCCGGGCACTTGGTCTTGAACCATCCGCACTGATTCAGCTGGCTCGTAACAGCCTTGAAGCGTCGTTCCTCCCCGAAACCGACCCGATTTTCGCTGAGTTCGAGCGGGGCGTCGCAGCCTTGGAGTTGGTCGAATAGCCAGTTGAACCGGCCGACCGTCCCGTGGTCGTTGATGCGAACGATTGACGCCCACCCCACTCGTCGAGTGGTGGGCGTACCGAACCGACCGATCTGGCGATTCACGGGGATAGTCTGAAGTTCCCCTATCGTGGGTACACCTATGCAGCTTGACATCACCCCCGAAGCCATAGCCCTGGTCCGCCGGAAGGGCGGGGTCATGGCCATCGACTTCATCCCCCCGATCAGTTGAGGCGGAACGCTTCAGGTGTCGGTCGACACCTACCTCAAAGGCAAGGATCTGGCCCCGTACCAACGGCTGGAGGTCGACGATGTCGAACTGCATGTATCGCCGGCACTATCGACCTGGGCAGATCGAGCCACGGTGACGGTCAGGTCGGGAGCGCTTGGTAAGAGGTTTGAGATTCTCGCCGACCACAAACACCAACCGACGTGAAGTCATTGAAGGAGCACCGGTCGGTGCTCTCCAGTGGCTGGTCAGACGGATGACTCGCAGATGAATGGCGTACGTTTTACAATCCGTAAAGTGATTGCGAGAGGATGACATGGATCTAGCTGCCGAGTTTCTGGTGGAGCCTTTCTCAGAGGGTTCGCCTGGGCCCCACGTGCAGGCGGCAGTTCGGGCCGTCGAGTCGACTGGACTGGTTGTAGACGTCGGCCCGTTCGGCAACACCACCACCGGCGAAGCAACCATGGTCCTGGCGGCGGTTAGCTCGGCCATGGCTGCGGCTATCAATGCCGGAGCTACCCGGGTGAGCCTCAGCCTCATCCGTGGCGAAACCCCTACCCCATGAGCGTTCATACAACGTTCGCCGCGGCCCTCGAACCACTATTACGGGTTATCGGCGCCACCGCTATCGACGTTGCAGAAGCTACTGACTCGGACGTCGTGCTGGAATGGGCCGGTCGGCCGGCCGTGGCGATTCGCCTCGACTTCGCCGAAACGACCGCCGCTCAGGTGCGCGGCGTGGAAACCGAATTCGGGGCTCCCCTGTCAGACCTGACCCGCGAACAGAAACAGATCGCAGTGCGGATTCTCGACGAACGAGGAGCCTTTGCGCTACGAAAAGCCATTGAAGACGTCGCTGACGCGATGGGCGTCAGTCGCATCACGATCTACAACTATCTCAATGCGATCAGACAGGCTGACTGATGCCCGCTGATTCTGCAACCGAAACCAATCAATCAAGCGTCCCCGAAGGAGCATCGTGACAACTTCCATCATGGGTCTTTTCGACACCATCGTCGACGAGAGGGCCCTGACCAACACCGTCGAGCGTTTTCGGGAACGTGAGATCGCGCTTCCGACGTTTGCCCAACTCGCCGATCCGTCGACGATGCCAGAAGGCGTGAGAGACGCTCTTGCCAATGTGGGCCCGGATGATCCAGACCCTCGCAATCTGTGGCGGGTCAACTGGTATAACGATGAGCACCGGACCGGCCGAACGGATGTCCCGGAGTACGTCGAAATTCCAAGCGAATTGAGCGGCATCGATGTCCGGATCCTCATGGCACTTGGGGACAAGTTCCCGATGATCCGCGCCCACAAGGTATTGGCGGCCTACGCCTGCCTGGCGCCCCGCATCGTCACCGGGGCGTTTGATCCAACCCGCCATCGGGCCATTTGGCCGTCGACCGGCAACTATGCCAGGGGCGGCGTCGCCATCAGCCGGATCATGGGCTGCCGCGCGATGGCCGTCTTGCCCGAAGGCATGAGCCAGGAACGGTTCGACTGGCTTAACGAATGGACTGCGGGTCCTGAGGACATCCTGCGGACGACCGGAACCGAATCCAATGTCAAAGAGATCTATGACGCCTGCAACGAGCTGGCCAAAGACCCGGCCAATGTGGTCTTGAATCAGTTCTCGGAGTTCGCCAACCACCTCGGGCACTACTACGTAACCGGGCGGGCCCTCGAACACATCTACGAAGCGGCCGGTGGAGGAAACCTCGTGGCCTTTGTCTCGGCCTCCGGATCGGGGGGAACGATCGCGGCGGGCGACTACCTCAAGGAACGCCATGGATCCCGGATCGTGGCGGTCGAGGCCCTGGAGTGTCCCACGATGCTCTACAACGGATATGGCGAGCACAACATTCAGGGCATCGGCGACAAACACATTCCGCTCATCCAGAATGTCATGAACACAGACGATGTCGTGGCCATCACCGACCATGCCACCGACACGTTATTGCTGCTATTCAACACTCCGGCCGGAAAAGACTATCTCGTCGGTCAGGGACTCGACCCGG
Coding sequences within it:
- a CDS encoding adenosine deaminase, with the protein product MDAALRGLPKAELHCHIEGTLEPEMQFALASRNGQTGRYSSVEELRAAYDFTDLQSFLDIYYEGAAALRTEEDFYDLTWAYLERAAADGVRRAEVFFDPQTHTERGVSLETVINGIGAALDRSTEFGISTGLILCFLRHLGATEALATLEQALPYRNRLLGVGLDSSESGLPPELFAATYDLARQEGLRLVAHAGEEGPPEYIWQALDVLGVERIDHGVSAIEDPALVDRLAADQIALTMCPLSNLKLHVVADLAEHPLGRLLDAGVQVTVNSDDPAYFGGYLGANYDAVGRALGLEPSALIQLARNSLEASFLPETDPIFAEFERGVAALELVE
- a CDS encoding thiamine-binding protein, with the translated sequence MDLAAEFLVEPFSEGSPGPHVQAAVRAVESTGLVVDVGPFGNTTTGEATMVLAAVSSAMAAAINAGATRVSLSLIRGETPTP
- a CDS encoding helix-turn-helix domain-containing protein — encoded protein: MSVHTTFAAALEPLLRVIGATAIDVAEATDSDVVLEWAGRPAVAIRLDFAETTAAQVRGVETEFGAPLSDLTREQKQIAVRILDERGAFALRKAIEDVADAMGVSRITIYNYLNAIRQAD
- a CDS encoding pyridoxal-phosphate dependent enzyme; this translates as MGLFDTIVDERALTNTVERFREREIALPTFAQLADPSTMPEGVRDALANVGPDDPDPRNLWRVNWYNDEHRTGRTDVPEYVEIPSELSGIDVRILMALGDKFPMIRAHKVLAAYACLAPRIVTGAFDPTRHRAIWPSTGNYARGGVAISRIMGCRAMAVLPEGMSQERFDWLNEWTAGPEDILRTTGTESNVKEIYDACNELAKDPANVVLNQFSEFANHLGHYYVTGRALEHIYEAAGGGNLVAFVSASGSGGTIAAGDYLKERHGSRIVAVEALECPTMLYNGYGEHNIQGIGDKHIPLIQNVMNTDDVVAITDHATDTLLLLFNTPAGKDYLVGQGLDPALVDQLKHLGFSSIANLLAAIKVAKLHGYGAGDVIVTVATDGFELYKSEVDKIISRDHPGGFGETAAAAAHARFLTGIDTDHTVDIGAIGRKRIFNLGYYTWVEQQGVDFESFEARRSQKFWKDLHGHVERWDAQINEFNARTGVTVD